The Canis lupus dingo isolate Sandy chromosome 8, ASM325472v2, whole genome shotgun sequence genome has a segment encoding these proteins:
- the EIF2B2 gene encoding translation initiation factor eIF-2B subunit beta, with protein MPGAAAEGSELCGSIESFVEALKRDGGRRSSEDMARETLGLLRRIITDHRWSNAEELMELVRREGQRMTAAQPSETTVGNMVRRVLRIIREEYGRLHGRSDESDQQESLHKLLTSEGLSEDFSFHYAQLQSNIIEAINELLVELEGTTENIAAQALEHIHSNEVIMTIGFSRTVEAFLIEAARKRKFHVIVAECAPFCQGHEMAVNLSKAGIETTVMTDAAIFAVMSRVNKVIIGTKTILANGALRAVTGTHTLALAAKHHSTPLIVCAPMFKLSPQFPNEEDSFHKFVAPEEVLPFTEGDILEKVSVHCPVFDYVPPELITLFISNIGGNAPSYIYRLMSELYHPDDHVL; from the exons ATGCCGGGAGCCGCGGCTGAGGGCTCGGAGTTGTGCGGGAGCATCGAGAGTTTCGTGGAGGCCCTGAAGCGGGACGGTGGGCGGCGCAGCTCCGAGGACATGGCTCGTGAGACCCTGGGGCTGCTGCGCCGGATCATCACCGACCACCGCTGGAGCAACGCAG AGGAGCTGATGGAACTTGTCCGCCGAGAGGGCCAGAGAATGACGGCTGCGCAGCCCTCGGAGACCACAGTGGGCAACATGGTGCGGAGAGTGCTCAGGATCATCCGGGAGGAGTATGGCAG ACTCCACGGACGCAGCGATGAGAGCGATCAGCAGGAGTCCTTGCACAAACTCTTGACATCCGAAGGCCTGAGCGAGGATTTCAGTTTCCATTATGCCCAACTCCAGTCCAACATCATTGAGGCAATTAATGAGCTGCTTGTGGAACTGG AAGGGACAACAGAGAACATTGCAGCCCAGGCACTGGAGCATATCCACTCCAACGAGGTGATCATGACCATTGGCTTCTCCCGAACGGTAGAGGCCTTCCTCATAGAGGCTGCCCGAAAGAGGAAATTCCATGTCATTGTGGCAGAGTGTGCTCCTTTCTGTCAG GGTCATGAAATGGCAGTCAATTTATCCAAAGCAGGTATTGAGACAACTGTCATGACTGATGCTGCCATTTTTGCTGTTATGTCAAGAGTCAACAAG GTGATCATTGGCACAAAGACCATCCTGGCCAACGGTGCCCTGAGAGCTGTGACAGGAACTCACACTCTAGCACTGGCAGCAAAACACCATTCCACCCCACTCATCGTTTGTGCTCCCATGTTCAAGCTTTCCCCACAG TTCCCCAATGAAGAAGATTCATTTCACAAGTTTGTGGCTCCTGAAGAAGTCCTGCCTTTCACAGAAG GGGACATTCTGGAGAAGGTCAGCGTTCACTGCCCTGTGTTTGACTACGTCCCCCCAGAGCTCATTACCCTCTTTATCTCCaacattggtgggaatgcacctTCCTACATCTACCGCCTGATGAGTGAACTCTACCATCCTGATGATCATGTCCTATGA